Proteins encoded together in one Anaerosporomusa subterranea window:
- a CDS encoding zinc finger domain-containing protein: MSKKPEDIFDNDSLPRFYDCPKCDGIGYVELDEEDEEGYLKEERCSRCDGSGKLEYDECYECDGSGRVQCDCSGGIEGSEDEDCLACGGSGYHVCPICNGIGGLEQE; this comes from the coding sequence ATGAGTAAGAAGCCCGAAGATATTTTCGATAATGATAGCCTTCCCCGATTTTATGACTGTCCTAAATGCGATGGGATAGGGTATGTTGAACTTGACGAGGAAGACGAAGAAGGTTATCTCAAAGAAGAACGTTGTTCCCGTTGTGACGGTTCAGGCAAACTAGAGTATGACGAATGTTATGAGTGCGACGGATCGGGACGGGTTCAATGTGACTGCAGTGGCGGGATTGAGGGCAGTGAAGATGAGGACTGCCTAGCCTGTGGGGGAAGTGGGTATCATGTATGCCCGATATGTAACGGAATTGGCGGACTCGAGCAGGAATGA
- a CDS encoding protein kinase family protein, with translation MTSLLDVGADTLVLNEKTYTLLKIAGVGGSSIVYKARPDGDSDYCMVKEFYPHDLAEGREADGTVRFLTGQTTAVQSRKSRAMRESEIAMRLRHTEANNDPWILLYEKPIQKNNTLYTIIATEKGEMLSERISDGYYADKDFTVLCDCILAILDALEPIHDKGYLHLDISPDNIHCSKLSIMRMIDYNSAYSPSDPSGEFFPSVKRGYSAPELKGISNAKSLRLNPDTDLFSVAAIFFTMLKGRPIEENDWAIPSRWFLNNEEGYLKGASKLLVDSTNAFLQKNLSRNPKLRLQSVAEMRAKIEELKRLRQRIELENSPKRPNVHFVCREKEISDIDEYLQRDSYVILEGIGGIGKTELAKKYAWENREKYDIVQFITYSGDLQTTVAYSMKFRNFDNAKIAQYESKYGNEAVEHIFCDKMSSLKQDYHGKRTLIVVDNYNTVADDHFAKFISGEYKVIFTSREKHNGSVIEITEMKSEDDLLMLFREYYSPYKLTGEQEPAVREIIRLVLGHTMTLMLIATVMLKSDKTSEEMLARFKKGLDPKLRTKIAVDKEEISAEDRENVVYGHIRSLFNLEDIAANENYAFIMTNMAIVPYTGLEKKIFYDWALSERYRSDEYDDEDYTDIDCLVDRRWIQEEIRENVRYVSLHPVISDVACRELMPDSVKCIDLVGNLIKECARLCLDKTYVEYIEGTKMLETAYGRISDETKLTANLLDFYADICFRLAKYNLALDGYTKSLSIRTKIYGELHEDIADLYNSVGLVYLEMDEYNNALRSFDKSLEICQFGFGETHHYVADVYNNIGSTYDQMGEYDSALKYFRKSLELKKDLYGANSVDVAKSLNNIATIYIQMDEQTNALEYFMKSSDIFVGILGENHRSVALLYNNIGTLINQLGNSEKALDYFLKALEIKENEYGKEHPDTSITYNSIGVLYTDIGEYDKALKYCETALDIRVKSYGKESSPVAISCSCIGTIYYRQKNYLKALDYYDKTLSIRLAIYNECHPEIGRAHYNLGVIYYELDEYSKAWQHYIEALRIYKISYPENHIKVKNIQKAISELKHIT, from the coding sequence ATGACCTCGTTGCTTGATGTAGGCGCCGATACATTGGTATTGAATGAGAAAACATACACGCTACTAAAAATTGCCGGTGTTGGCGGGTCGTCAATTGTTTACAAAGCACGCCCGGATGGCGACTCCGATTACTGTATGGTTAAGGAATTTTATCCGCACGATTTAGCTGAAGGGCGCGAGGCAGACGGCACAGTCCGCTTCTTGACAGGCCAAACCACTGCTGTTCAAAGCCGAAAGTCGCGTGCTATGCGCGAATCGGAAATAGCTATGAGACTCCGTCACACCGAGGCGAATAACGACCCCTGGATTTTGCTGTATGAAAAACCGATTCAAAAGAATAATACGTTATACACGATCATAGCAACTGAAAAAGGGGAGATGTTGTCCGAGAGAATCAGCGATGGTTATTATGCGGACAAGGATTTCACCGTACTCTGCGATTGCATCCTGGCGATCCTAGACGCGTTGGAACCGATACACGACAAAGGATATCTCCATCTGGACATATCTCCTGACAACATTCACTGCTCTAAACTGAGCATCATGCGCATGATTGACTACAACAGCGCATATTCACCGTCCGATCCTTCCGGTGAATTTTTCCCGTCAGTCAAAAGGGGTTATTCAGCTCCGGAACTCAAAGGAATCTCTAATGCAAAATCGTTACGTCTCAACCCTGACACAGACTTATTTTCGGTTGCAGCAATTTTCTTTACCATGCTTAAAGGAAGACCGATTGAAGAAAATGACTGGGCTATCCCATCCCGCTGGTTTTTGAACAATGAGGAAGGTTATTTAAAAGGTGCGTCAAAGCTGCTTGTTGACAGCACAAACGCTTTTTTGCAAAAAAACCTGTCGAGAAATCCGAAACTGCGTCTGCAAAGTGTTGCGGAGATGCGGGCAAAGATTGAAGAGTTAAAGAGGCTGAGACAACGCATTGAGCTTGAAAACAGCCCCAAGCGACCGAATGTGCATTTCGTATGCAGGGAAAAAGAGATTTCGGATATTGATGAATATCTCCAAAGGGACAGCTATGTCATATTAGAGGGAATCGGTGGGATCGGAAAGACCGAACTGGCTAAAAAGTACGCTTGGGAGAATCGCGAAAAATATGACATCGTGCAGTTCATTACATATAGCGGCGACTTACAGACAACCGTTGCATATTCAATGAAATTCCGTAATTTTGACAATGCTAAAATCGCCCAGTATGAGAGCAAATACGGCAATGAGGCCGTCGAACACATATTTTGTGACAAGATGAGCAGTTTAAAGCAAGATTATCACGGCAAGAGAACCTTAATCGTTGTCGATAACTACAACACAGTTGCCGACGACCATTTTGCGAAGTTTATCTCTGGGGAGTATAAGGTCATATTCACATCGCGTGAGAAACACAACGGGAGCGTTATTGAGATTACGGAGATGAAAAGCGAAGACGACCTACTAATGTTATTCCGTGAATATTACTCACCATATAAATTGACGGGCGAACAAGAACCTGCTGTACGTGAAATCATCCGCCTTGTGCTTGGTCATACGATGACTCTGATGCTTATCGCAACCGTCATGCTAAAAAGCGACAAAACGTCCGAAGAAATGCTTGCTCGTTTTAAAAAAGGACTTGACCCGAAACTGCGCACAAAAATTGCCGTTGACAAGGAAGAAATAAGCGCAGAGGATCGGGAAAACGTAGTCTATGGGCATATCCGTAGCCTATTCAATCTGGAAGATATAGCAGCCAATGAAAACTATGCGTTTATAATGACCAATATGGCGATTGTGCCTTATACAGGCTTAGAAAAAAAGATATTCTATGATTGGGCGCTCTCTGAACGCTATAGGAGCGATGAATATGATGACGAGGATTACACCGATATAGACTGCTTGGTTGACCGCAGATGGATACAGGAGGAAATCCGCGAAAATGTGCGGTATGTTTCCCTGCACCCGGTTATATCAGACGTAGCGTGTCGGGAGTTGATGCCAGATAGCGTGAAGTGCATAGATCTTGTCGGGAACTTAATCAAGGAATGCGCGAGACTTTGTCTAGACAAGACTTATGTCGAATACATTGAAGGAACAAAAATGCTTGAGACAGCGTACGGTCGCATTTCGGACGAGACAAAACTCACTGCAAATTTATTAGATTTTTATGCAGATATATGCTTTAGGCTGGCAAAATATAACTTGGCACTTGACGGCTATACTAAATCCCTTAGTATCCGAACAAAAATATACGGTGAATTGCATGAAGACATTGCTGATTTATATAATAGCGTTGGTCTGGTTTATTTGGAAATGGATGAGTACAATAATGCACTTCGTTCTTTTGACAAATCCTTGGAGATATGTCAGTTTGGCTTTGGAGAGACCCATCACTATGTTGCGGATGTGTACAATAATATAGGATCAACATACGATCAAATGGGCGAATATGATAGTGCCTTGAAATATTTCAGAAAATCATTGGAATTAAAAAAAGACCTATATGGCGCTAATAGCGTGGACGTTGCAAAATCACTTAATAATATCGCTACGATCTATATTCAGATGGATGAACAAACTAATGCTCTGGAGTATTTTATGAAATCATCCGATATTTTTGTCGGAATTCTTGGTGAAAACCATCGGTCGGTCGCTTTACTGTATAATAATATCGGTACATTAATCAATCAGTTAGGCAATAGTGAAAAAGCTCTTGATTACTTTCTTAAAGCCTTAGAGATTAAAGAAAACGAATACGGAAAAGAGCACCCCGACACATCGATTACATACAATTCCATCGGTGTTTTGTATACGGATATTGGCGAGTACGACAAGGCTTTGAAGTATTGCGAAACTGCTTTAGATATCCGCGTTAAGTCATATGGGAAAGAATCTTCACCTGTTGCCATTTCCTGTAGTTGTATCGGGACTATATACTACAGGCAAAAGAATTATTTAAAAGCGTTGGATTATTATGATAAAACTCTTTCGATACGATTAGCCATCTACAATGAGTGCCATCCGGAAATAGGGCGGGCACACTATAACCTTGGAGTTATATATTACGAATTAGATGAATACTCCAAAGCGTGGCAGCATTATATTGAAGCGTTGAGGATATACAAGATTTCTTACCCGGAAAACCATATCAAAGTAAAGAATATACAGAAGGCGATAAGCGAACTGAAACATATAACGTAA
- a CDS encoding TetR/AcrR family transcriptional regulator has product MALVRDSAHSENFGSKRRQILDAAYIVFSRKGFHRTTIDEIIAIADTGKGTVYNYFVNKEQLFYTLTQEISQPFEADLERAVTADTEPLDKLRRLVTLILSFYTKHGDLWRVLMHEMRGFGNDGYSHISAEMRDKYHSFFKRTIGSIEQVLTEGIATGVIRPCDTVVTAHGMFSVIAMMAFQKYVGEDAEAAAERVTETFFYGIVNK; this is encoded by the coding sequence ATGGCTTTAGTACGCGATTCTGCTCATTCAGAGAATTTTGGCAGCAAGCGGCGGCAAATACTTGATGCTGCTTATATTGTGTTTTCCCGTAAAGGATTCCATCGTACAACAATTGATGAGATTATTGCGATAGCTGATACTGGCAAGGGAACAGTATACAACTATTTTGTGAATAAGGAGCAGCTTTTTTATACCTTGACCCAGGAAATCAGTCAGCCCTTTGAGGCAGATCTAGAGCGGGCGGTAACGGCCGATACAGAGCCGCTTGATAAGCTGAGACGATTAGTTACGCTGATTCTGTCTTTCTACACAAAGCATGGCGACCTGTGGCGGGTGCTGATGCACGAGATGCGCGGTTTTGGCAATGACGGATATTCTCACATTAGTGCCGAAATGCGTGATAAATACCATAGCTTCTTCAAACGGACGATTGGCTCTATCGAGCAGGTGCTTACCGAAGGTATTGCAACCGGAGTTATCCGACCCTGCGATACTGTTGTCACCGCCCATGGCATGTTCAGCGTTATTGCAATGATGGCATTCCAGAAGTATGTAGGAGAGGATGCCGAAGCAGCTGCCGAGCGTGTTACTGAAACATTCTTCTATGGAATCGTCAATAAGTAA
- the purD gene encoding phosphoribosylamine--glycine ligase, with product MNILVIGGGGREHALVSTLAKSRKVAKIYCAPGNPGIAAIAECVDIDIADNELLCRFAQEKSIGLTVVGPEAPLMNGIVDFFAANGLRAFGPTRAAAEIEGSKSFAKDLMRKYHIPTAAYAVFSSPDAAKDYVRQQGAPIVIKADGLAAGKGVVVAMTEAEALAAIDTILCQQAFGQAGSQVVIEEYMEGEEASILTFTDGYTVRPMVAAQDHKRIFDGDEGPNTGGMGAYAPAPVITPALLDTIIETILQPVVNAMTSEGRNYKGCLYLGLMMTKSGPKVVEFNARFGDPETQVVLPLLASDLVDVLEACIDGSLDNCDLVWHNRSAVCVVLAAGGYPGEYRKGDAINGIAEAEAAGGMVFHAGTANCDGQLVTAGGRVLGVTGVNDTVASAINNAYQAVAKIQFKGMQYRTDIAHRAQGR from the coding sequence TTGAATATACTAGTCATAGGGGGCGGCGGGCGTGAACACGCGCTAGTCTCAACATTGGCGAAAAGCCGTAAAGTGGCCAAGATTTACTGCGCCCCAGGCAATCCAGGTATCGCTGCCATTGCGGAGTGCGTCGATATAGATATAGCGGATAATGAATTGCTTTGTCGCTTTGCACAGGAAAAATCGATTGGCTTGACTGTCGTCGGACCGGAAGCACCATTAATGAATGGGATTGTTGATTTTTTTGCAGCAAATGGTCTGCGTGCCTTTGGACCAACTCGCGCCGCCGCTGAGATCGAGGGCTCTAAGTCGTTTGCCAAAGACCTGATGCGTAAATACCATATTCCCACTGCCGCTTACGCAGTCTTCTCATCACCTGACGCGGCGAAAGACTATGTCCGGCAGCAGGGCGCACCTATTGTCATCAAGGCTGACGGTCTTGCTGCCGGCAAGGGCGTTGTGGTCGCGATGACAGAAGCAGAAGCGCTGGCTGCCATTGATACCATACTTTGCCAACAGGCGTTTGGCCAAGCTGGCAGTCAGGTTGTCATTGAAGAATACATGGAAGGCGAAGAAGCTTCGATCCTTACCTTTACAGACGGATATACTGTGCGCCCTATGGTGGCCGCACAAGATCACAAACGAATTTTTGACGGAGACGAGGGGCCGAATACTGGCGGCATGGGAGCCTATGCACCCGCGCCAGTGATTACCCCGGCGCTGCTGGATACCATTATTGAAACGATTCTTCAGCCTGTCGTGAATGCTATGACCAGTGAAGGAAGAAACTATAAGGGATGTTTGTACCTAGGCTTGATGATGACGAAGTCTGGCCCCAAGGTCGTTGAATTCAACGCCCGCTTTGGCGACCCGGAGACTCAAGTTGTACTACCCTTGTTGGCAAGCGACCTTGTTGACGTTCTGGAAGCTTGCATAGACGGCTCTTTAGACAATTGTGATCTGGTTTGGCATAACCGATCAGCTGTCTGTGTGGTGCTGGCTGCTGGCGGCTATCCCGGTGAGTATCGCAAGGGAGACGCTATCAACGGCATTGCAGAGGCAGAGGCGGCGGGTGGAATGGTGTTCCATGCCGGAACCGCCAACTGTGACGGACAATTGGTCACCGCCGGTGGCAGGGTGTTAGGGGTGACAGGTGTGAATGATACAGTTGCCTCAGCGATTAATAATGCGTATCAGGCAGTAGCAAAGATACAATTTAAGGGGATGCAATACCGAACCGATATCGCCCATAGGGCGCAAGGGCGTTGA
- a CDS encoding DUF456 domain-containing protein — translation MDVGFWLLYAVSGLFVFILVLSTIFGLPGNFLLLLFAAGVGYYEGFNQLNWSFLAMLTGAWVLGEAAEFFSSAIGAKRAQASRRAIFSAYVGAFLGMLAGTAILPVVGTLAGSMIGAFAAGYWGEFQQTGSGRQARNVAVNVVIGQLFGLVFKLAVGLAMAVAILARLPIGG, via the coding sequence TTGGATGTAGGTTTTTGGTTGCTTTATGCAGTCTCCGGCCTGTTCGTATTCATTCTAGTTCTTTCTACCATATTTGGTTTACCTGGTAATTTTCTGCTTCTGCTCTTTGCCGCCGGTGTTGGTTACTATGAAGGCTTTAACCAATTAAACTGGTCCTTCTTAGCAATGCTAACAGGCGCCTGGGTACTGGGCGAGGCGGCTGAATTTTTCTCTTCGGCAATTGGCGCAAAACGAGCTCAAGCCTCGCGTCGCGCAATTTTTTCGGCCTATGTAGGCGCTTTTCTGGGGATGCTGGCAGGGACCGCCATTTTGCCTGTCGTCGGAACGTTAGCAGGTTCAATGATTGGTGCATTTGCTGCCGGTTATTGGGGCGAGTTTCAGCAGACCGGCAGTGGCAGGCAGGCCAGGAATGTTGCCGTTAATGTGGTGATCGGGCAACTGTTTGGCCTGGTATTCAAGCTGGCTGTCGGTCTGGCGATGGCTGTAGCGATACTAGCGCGATTGCCGATTGGTGGCTAA
- the purH gene encoding bifunctional phosphoribosylaminoimidazolecarboxamide formyltransferase/IMP cyclohydrolase: MKVRTALISVSDKSGLEPFAKSLHEMGVQIISTGGTMNTLRQAGLPVTYVSDVTGFPEIMDGRVKTLNPLIHGGILAVRDNPEHMEAMRKHNIPQIDLVVVNLYPFRQTIAKPGVMLADAIENIDIGGPAMIRAAAKNFNDVAVVVNPASYDGIVEELVQFGGIRPQTRMALAQAAFEHTAEYDAHISRYLGIQLGEGQFPQSLQLSFEKIQDLRYGENPHQTAAFYREKHTSHGIAAAKQLHGKELSYNNIVDVEAAYALVAEFEQPAAVIVKHTNPCGTAIGSTLAEAYGNAFAADPVSAFGGIVGLNRQVDLDTAKQIAGLFAEAVIAPGYQADALALLQQKKNVRLLELPISRDAAPGLTWKYTSGGLLAQQQDAPNAVEYDMKVVTSKQPTPAEWEQLQFAWKVVKHVKSNAIVAAADGQIIGVGAGQMNRVGSAKIAMEQAGEKSRGAVMASDAFFPFRDTVDMAAQAGITAIIQPGGSIRDEESIQACEQHGIAMVFTGVRHFRH, encoded by the coding sequence ATGAAAGTCAGGACTGCGTTGATCAGCGTATCAGATAAGAGCGGACTAGAGCCTTTTGCGAAAAGTCTGCATGAAATGGGAGTGCAAATTATTTCGACCGGCGGCACCATGAACACGTTGCGCCAAGCAGGACTGCCAGTTACCTATGTAAGTGATGTTACCGGTTTCCCAGAGATTATGGACGGTCGGGTAAAAACGCTGAATCCGCTAATTCACGGCGGAATTTTGGCAGTACGTGATAATCCTGAACATATGGAAGCGATGCGCAAACATAATATTCCTCAGATTGATTTAGTTGTCGTCAACTTGTATCCATTTCGCCAGACGATTGCCAAGCCAGGTGTGATGCTGGCTGACGCGATAGAAAATATCGATATCGGCGGTCCGGCCATGATTCGGGCTGCTGCTAAAAATTTCAATGACGTAGCCGTTGTCGTCAACCCTGCCAGCTATGATGGCATAGTGGAAGAATTAGTTCAGTTCGGTGGCATTCGTCCACAAACGCGCATGGCGCTTGCGCAAGCGGCCTTTGAGCATACAGCAGAGTATGATGCTCATATCTCCCGCTATCTAGGGATTCAGCTTGGTGAAGGACAATTCCCCCAGTCATTGCAATTATCCTTTGAAAAAATCCAAGACTTGCGCTATGGCGAAAATCCGCACCAGACAGCAGCTTTTTACCGTGAAAAGCATACCAGCCACGGTATTGCCGCTGCTAAGCAACTGCATGGCAAGGAATTGTCCTATAACAATATCGTTGATGTCGAAGCCGCCTATGCTTTGGTCGCTGAGTTTGAACAACCGGCGGCTGTCATTGTTAAGCATACTAATCCCTGCGGTACTGCCATTGGCAGTACGCTTGCTGAAGCTTATGGCAACGCGTTTGCAGCCGATCCGGTATCAGCCTTCGGCGGCATTGTGGGGTTAAACAGACAAGTCGATTTAGATACCGCCAAGCAAATTGCCGGATTATTTGCCGAAGCTGTTATTGCGCCAGGCTATCAGGCAGATGCGTTAGCGCTGCTGCAACAAAAGAAAAATGTACGGTTGTTAGAACTGCCAATTAGTCGCGACGCTGCGCCGGGTCTAACTTGGAAATACACGTCAGGCGGTCTTTTAGCCCAGCAACAAGATGCCCCTAATGCGGTTGAGTACGATATGAAGGTCGTTACTAGCAAGCAACCCACTCCAGCTGAGTGGGAACAACTGCAATTCGCTTGGAAAGTGGTTAAACATGTTAAGTCAAACGCGATTGTCGCGGCAGCAGACGGCCAAATCATTGGCGTAGGTGCCGGCCAGATGAACCGGGTTGGCTCGGCTAAAATCGCCATGGAACAAGCCGGAGAAAAATCCCGCGGCGCGGTTATGGCCTCTGATGCCTTTTTCCCTTTCCGTGATACAGTCGATATGGCGGCACAGGCCGGAATAACTGCTATCATTCAGCCAGGCGGCTCGATTAGAGATGAAGAATCGATCCAGGCTTGCGAACAGCATGGTATTGCGATGGTATTCACTGGCGTCCGTCATTTCCGTCATTAA
- a CDS encoding MetQ/NlpA family ABC transporter substrate-binding protein: MKKLSVLLLVVFAATVFAGCGGAKQDASKASSIKVGVTAGPHAEIMDVVKKIAEKDGLKIQVVEFNDYIQPNVALNQGDIDVNSFQHEPYLDNIVKDRKFELVSIAKTVIFPMGLYSKKVKNLTEIKPGSVVAIPNDPTNGGRALALLERHGMLKLKPGLGHKATAADILENPKNLKIKELDAAQLPRSIADVDLAAVNTNYAIAAGMVPVKDAIALEDGNSPYANLIVARIKDKDNPAFQKLIKAYQTEEVRKFILDHFKGSVIAAW, from the coding sequence ATGAAAAAACTTTCCGTATTACTTCTTGTCGTATTTGCCGCCACTGTGTTCGCGGGTTGCGGCGGCGCCAAACAAGACGCGTCGAAAGCCAGCTCGATCAAAGTAGGCGTCACAGCAGGTCCGCATGCCGAGATCATGGATGTAGTGAAGAAAATCGCCGAAAAAGACGGCCTCAAGATTCAGGTCGTTGAATTTAATGATTACATTCAGCCCAATGTTGCTTTGAACCAAGGCGACATTGATGTAAACAGTTTCCAACATGAGCCGTATCTTGACAACATTGTTAAAGATCGCAAATTTGAACTTGTTTCCATTGCCAAGACTGTAATCTTCCCCATGGGACTGTATTCAAAAAAAGTGAAGAACCTGACTGAGATTAAGCCTGGCTCGGTTGTCGCCATCCCTAATGACCCGACGAACGGCGGCCGCGCATTGGCTCTGCTCGAAAGGCACGGAATGCTCAAACTCAAGCCTGGTCTTGGTCATAAAGCCACTGCCGCTGATATTCTAGAAAATCCGAAAAACCTGAAAATCAAAGAACTCGACGCTGCGCAATTGCCCCGTTCTATCGCCGACGTGGACTTGGCTGCAGTCAATACAAACTACGCCATCGCGGCTGGCATGGTTCCGGTTAAAGATGCCATTGCTCTTGAGGACGGCAACTCCCCTTACGCCAATCTGATTGTTGCGCGCATTAAAGACAAAGACAACCCAGCTTTCCAGAAATTAATCAAGGCCTATCAAACTGAAGAAGTCAGAAAGTTCATTCTCGATCACTTCAAAGGGTCTGTTATCGCAGCTTGGTAA
- a CDS encoding methionine ABC transporter permease has protein sequence MSNEMLLLLAESLLETIYMVGVSSFIATLVGLPLGIILVTTARGHILENIALNRTLGAIANAARSTPFIILMVAIIPLTRLLAGTSIGTNAAIVPLSLAAIPFVARIIESALQEVDRGVIEAAQAMGASPTQIIIKVLVPEALPAIILGLTLTIINLIGHSAMAGAIGGGGLGDLAIRYGYQRFRADVMLITVIILIAQVQIVQSCGDALAKKFRK, from the coding sequence ATGTCAAACGAGATGCTCTTGCTATTAGCTGAATCACTGCTTGAAACGATATATATGGTTGGCGTCTCATCCTTCATCGCTACCTTGGTTGGCCTGCCGCTGGGAATAATCTTAGTGACAACTGCCCGCGGCCATATCCTGGAAAATATCGCACTCAACCGAACATTAGGCGCAATCGCTAACGCCGCCCGTTCCACTCCATTCATCATCCTAATGGTTGCGATTATTCCTTTAACCCGGTTGCTCGCCGGAACCTCGATCGGCACCAATGCCGCCATTGTGCCACTAAGTTTAGCGGCTATACCGTTTGTTGCGAGAATTATTGAGTCCGCACTGCAGGAAGTTGATCGCGGAGTAATTGAAGCAGCACAGGCGATGGGCGCGTCACCGACTCAGATTATCATCAAAGTTCTAGTCCCAGAAGCGCTGCCCGCAATTATTCTCGGTCTTACTCTCACGATTATTAATCTAATCGGTCATTCGGCCATGGCGGGCGCCATCGGTGGCGGCGGACTGGGCGATCTGGCCATCCGCTATGGCTATCAGCGTTTCCGGGCCGACGTTATGCTCATCACTGTCATTATCTTGATTGCTCAGGTTCAGATTGTACAATCCTGCGGTGATGCACTCGCCAAGAAGTTTAGGAAATAA
- a CDS encoding small acid-soluble spore protein P: MTKPEAYPVDQSPGPTREKNDDKNMPEPLSGSKEVKNRNHKGQRHGGQGF, translated from the coding sequence ATGACAAAACCCGAAGCATATCCCGTAGACCAATCCCCTGGACCAACGCGCGAAAAGAATGATGACAAAAATATGCCTGAACCCTTATCCGGGTCAAAAGAGGTTAAGAATAGAAACCACAAGGGCCAACGCCATGGCGGCCAAGGTTTCTAA
- the purN gene encoding phosphoribosylglycinamide formyltransferase codes for MAKTVLGVFVSGRGSNLQAILDAIHAGTLNASVGVVISDNPQAQAFSRLDGTGIPSLCIERRSFSSREAFETALADALESCKVDLVVLAGFMRLLGPVFLRRFTGRVMNVHPSLLPAFPGLDPQGQAIRYGVKLSGCTVHFVDEGMDSGPVILQQAVPVLPEDTTDTLAQRILEQEHLLYPLAISLYSQGRLQICGRQVKIIESEEVD; via the coding sequence GTGGCTAAAACCGTGCTGGGAGTGTTTGTTTCCGGCCGGGGTAGCAATCTGCAGGCAATTCTTGATGCTATTCACGCAGGCACCCTTAATGCGTCTGTTGGAGTGGTTATTAGTGATAACCCGCAGGCGCAAGCATTTTCCCGGCTCGATGGCACCGGCATTCCATCCCTATGTATTGAACGGCGGAGTTTTTCCAGCCGAGAGGCGTTTGAAACCGCATTGGCCGACGCCTTGGAGAGCTGCAAGGTGGATTTGGTCGTACTGGCGGGATTTATGCGGTTACTAGGACCCGTCTTTCTACGGCGTTTTACTGGTCGGGTAATGAATGTGCACCCATCGCTGTTACCCGCATTTCCGGGTCTCGACCCTCAGGGCCAAGCTATTCGCTATGGGGTGAAGCTATCTGGTTGTACAGTGCATTTTGTCGATGAAGGCATGGATTCCGGACCGGTTATTTTGCAGCAGGCGGTGCCTGTTTTGCCAGAGGATACGACAGATACACTAGCTCAACGGATACTGGAACAGGAACATTTGTTGTATCCATTAGCTATTTCGTTATATAGTCAAGGCCGGCTGCAAATTTGCGGACGGCAGGTTAAGATCATTGAGTCAGAGGAGGTTGACTAA